A section of the Oryza sativa Japonica Group chromosome 1, ASM3414082v1 genome encodes:
- the LOC136356740 gene encoding uncharacterized protein has protein sequence MDWASLPADLLFSISSHLREPEDFVRFRAVCPQWRAAVSHEEHAFFQPWIMASRWLEDEYSENLVFYSLSTLKTIKVRVPDMKGKRIAASGSGHLVAIDNDDDLSAVLVNPLFGKTTALPRLPEFFHDNGTHGWVTGEGVITVVLYNWMSESMALWYHGGGITMKGWAIVPGRKLWLRMPYYLRMLAAHGDQMEMHLTDLDRDNDNSVVLLQETQKVELLGGCWHGSDELFKATTPYHHEWFSLYRMVKQEEIPVHDIKNAIVVQSCDSCTRTYMIPASCDFAALCSRNAFYYLRKQFDDGGSYYALYKKCLASEELTFVKRLPEDWKLSDEWFMPTLKIGTL, from the coding sequence ATGGATTGGGCTTCACTCCCAGCAGACCTCCTCTTCTCCATCTCCAGCCATCTGCGCGAGCCGGAAGACTTTGTCCGCTTCCGTGCCGTCTGCCCGCAGTGGCGAGCCGCCGTGTCGCATGAAGAGCACGCTTTCTTCCAGCCCTGGATCATGGCGAGCCGCTGGCTTGAGGACGAATATTCCGAAAACTTAGTCTTCTACTCGCTCTCCACGCTGAAAACCATCAAGGTACGTGTCCCTGATATGAAGGGCAAGCGCATTGCTGCGTCTGGCTCCGGACACCTCGTCGCCATCGACAACGATGATGATCTATCCGCTGTGCTCGTCAACCCCCTCTTCGGGAAGACCACGGCGCTGCCTCGCCTGCCCGAGTTCTTCCACGACAATGGCACTCACGGCTGGGTTACCGGTGAAGGGGTCATCACGGTGGTGCTCTACAATTGGATGAGCGAAAGCATGGCGCTATGGTACCATGGCGGTGGGATCACTATGAAGGGCTGGGCTATAGTGCCTGGGAGGAAGTTGTGGTTGAGGATGCCATACTACCTGAGAATGCTTGCTGCCCATGGTGACCAGATGGAGATGCATCTAACAGACCTTGATAGAGACAACGATAACAGCGTTGTGCTACTGCAGGAGACACAGAAGGTTGAGTTGCTTGGCGGCTGCTGGCATGGGTCAGATGAGTTGTTCAAGGCAACTACCCCATACCATCACGAGTGGTTCTCGCTGTACAGGATGGTCAAACAGGAGGAAATCCCAGTTCATGACATCAAAAATGCCATAGTAGTGCAGAGCTGTGACTCTTGCACCCGCACCTACATGATCCCAGCGAGCTGTGATTTTGCTGCACTCTGTAGCAGAAATGCCTTCTACTACCTCAGGAAGCAGTTCGACGATGGTGGCTCATACTATGCACTTTACAAGAAGTGCTTAGCTAGCGAAGAGTTAACCTTTGTGAAGCGCCTACCGGAAGATTGGAAGTTGTCAGACGAGTGGTTCATGCCCACTTTGAAGATTGGAACACTCTGA